GGTAGGCGATTCGCGGCCAAAGAACGGCGGGAGCCGCAATTTTATTTTGATTCAGCCTCCAATCCTTTGGTTAATAAGGGGAAAACCTTGGCTATTTTAGCGTTTGTGGCATAATAAAGGGAAGACAAGGAAGGGCGAGTCTCGCTCATGAAGGAGAAGTTAGTATGACGATTGGAGCGCGGGTGCTCAAGACGGGCATGGCAGTCGCACTTGCCATCTACCTGAGCGGAATGTTTGGGTTTGCATCACCGCTTATTACAACGGTCGCAGCCATTCTGACCATACAGCCGTCCATTTACCGCTCTTGGCAGCAGGTGCTGGATCAGTTCCAGACGAATCTGCTGGGAGCCGCGATGGCACTGGCTGCTATGAAGCTGTTTGGGCAAACGCCGATTGCGGTAGGACTTGTATGTATCTTAGTTATTCTGGTAAGTATCCGGCTGAAAATGGAGACAACCATCGGCGTTACGCTGGTGACGGTAGTTGCGATTATGGAAGCGCACGGCCAGGTAACCACGGTGGCGCTTGAGAGGTTCCTAATGGTATTGGCGGGAATGGGAGCGGCATTTACCGTCAATGTGCTTGTATTCCCGCCGCGGCCGAGAAAGCAGTTCACCGAGCAGGTGCATCATGCCTTCTCCGAGATGTCGCTGCTTCTTCGGACCGCGATCTCGAACGAGATGAAGGAGCAGGTATACCGCAAGGAGAAAGAGAAGCTGCACAAGAGACTGCGCAAGCTTGAGGACAGCTACAACCTGTTCGAGGAAGAACGGAAGATTTTGGCCCGCACGAAAATCAGCCATGCCCGCCAGCTGCTGGTGTCCAAGCAGATGATCAAGGCGCTGCAGAAGGGATCGGACTTGCTGGAGGTCGTAGAGGAGCATTACTTTTCCGTGCCGAAGGCTGGCGATTGGGCCGCTCGCTTCGACCGTCAAATCGAGGATTTGACGAAGTACCATGAATCGATCGTGCTGAAGATCGAGAACAAGATGAAGCCGAACATGTCCTTGGAGCCTGGCGAGGAGCGGGAGGCACGCCTTGTTGCCGAGCTTACCGACTATGTCCGCGAGGACCCGGACGAACATAAGCGGCTGATCTTCGTCGCCTCCGCACTGTTCGAATACGCCTATCACCTGCGGCGACTGGAGAAGCTGGTCGACCATATCCAGCGCCCCCACGGCGAAGCCGAAGAGCGCCGCAGCGCCGAAAAGGCCGATGCCGCGGCGGTTCGGGAGTAGGTTGCTGTATTCTTTAACTGGTGCGTGGACGGAAATAAGAGGGAAAAACCGTGTTACAGAGGTGCGGACGCTCGAGCGCGCGGTTAAAGTAGCCCAATAAGACGGAAAAACCGTGCTACAGCCGGTGAACGGATGATCTGACTGGTGCAAGCGCGAAATAAGAGAGAAAAACCGTGCTACAGGGGTGCGGACGCTCGAGTGCAGGGTTAAAGCAGCCCAAATAAGAGGGAAAAACCGTGCTGCAGCCGGTGAACGGATGATCTGACTGGTGCAAGGCGCGAAATAAGAGAAAAAAACAGTGCTACAGAGTTGCGGACGCTCGAGCGCGGGGTTAAAGCAGCCCAATAAGACGGGAAGACCGTGCTACAGCCGGTGAACGGATGATCTGACTGGTGCAAGGCGCGACATAAGAGGGAAAAACCCGTGTTACAGTGGTGCGGACGCTCGAGCGCGGGGTTAAAGCAGCCCAAATAAGAGGGAAAAACCGTGCTGCAGCCGGTGAACGGATGATCTGACTGGTGCAAGGCGCGAAATAAGAGGAAAAAACCGTGTTACAGGGGTGCGGACGCTTGAGCGCGGGGTTAAAGCAGCCCAATAAGACGGAAAAACCGTGCTACAGCCGGTGAACGGATGCTGCCACCCTAACGATGCGCGACATCGTTAAGCATAATCGCCGGCACTGGCCCTTGGCCGTGGCCGGTCGGCTGAGTGAGCAGCCGACCGAAGAAGACCCCCTCATCCAATGAGGGGGTCTTCTTCGGCGTTTTGCTCAGCTGCAGCGCAGGGGAAAGGGGTAGAGGGAATGTGTCTCCTGAGGAGCGCAGCGTCTGCCTTTGTGTACAGTTTGCAACATGACAATGTTGTTCACGCAAAGTGTACGCAACAGCAGCCGAAGGAGATACATTCCCGTCACCCCCGATCCCAAGCCGCCCAAGCCGCCAGCAAACGAAAACCTAAGAATCCGTCTTATTGCTCCCCTTATGGCGACGCGGATGCTGCATATGAGCTTCCGGATCATCATCGTCGTCTTTTGCAATCAGACGCGGATCGGTACGGCCCTCGTGGTGATTGTCGAAATCAAGCTCGACAAGCTCCCATTCGGTATTGCCGTTCTGCGGATCGGCGGGGAATACTTCACCGCGTTCGAGCTTTTCTACGCGGCCGATATCATTTTTATAAACACCCGACACCTCGACATGCTCGCCTGTCATCGGCTCCATTTGATTATGCTGCTGCTCTTGCTCGCTCATGGCCCACTCGTCCTTCCTTCGCTTATAATCCGTGCTTCGGTACCGCTGCTGCATCGGCTTCAGATTGCTTCTGACTAGCCTGCTCTTTTCCTTTGCCGGTACGGTCGGCTAATGATTGCGCTTTGCTGGCTTCGACTTGTTTATGGGACGGCCATTCACCTGACATGCTGCCATCCTCCTTTCGGCAGTTAATCCTTTAGAAGTGTGCCACGAAAGGAGGTTATGTATGAGCAGCCCGGGCCAAGAGGAACAAATTACTGCTTAATTCACATGATAGCGGGATTCGATTTTTTTACCGCCGAACCACATAACGATAATAACGGCACAGGTAACGAAGATGCGCCAAGGCTCTTCGCGGAAGCTGCCGATATTAAAGCTGATCAGCGAGATGCTTAAAATCATGACCCCTTTGCCAAGCACGGTCGCAAGGACAAAAGTTCGCAATGAGATTTTGCTGAAGCCCGAAACGATATTAATGATTGACGACGGGGAGAACGGGAAACAGGCCAGCAGAAAAAGCGGCGTAAAGCCTTTTTGATCGACCCATCGGAAGAACCGCTCGGTTTTGGGAAACCTGCGTTCGATTCTGGACTTTACATTCTTCCCCAGCTTGCGGCTGATCAGAAATACGCAGATTGCTCCGATGGACACTCCGATCCAGGAGAGCAGAAAGCCCAGCCACAGCCCGAAAATATTCGCGTTAGCCGCTACAATGACAATCAAGGGAAGGAAAGGCAGGAACGATTCGAGAAGCGGCAGCAGAATGCCGGGCAAAATGCCAAACTGCGAATAACTTTCCAGCGTTCGCTGCAAATGCTCAAGGTCCAGACTTTTCATTTGGACGTACAAATTATTCATGCTCTCCATCACATGCATTGTTGTTACCTACCCCACTTAACCCCAACCGGGAAAATATTTCGTTCTTCCTCATTTGCCGTTCATCTTGGTTGCCGGGATCAGCACGTACAGCAGGGCAATGAGTCCAAACAGCGCGGCGCTTACCCAAATAACCGTGCGAGAGCCAAAGCTTGCGGCGAGAATTCCTCCGGCCAGAGGACCAACCATGCCGCCAAGACCTTCAACGGTCGATAGCAGTCCCCAGCCCAAGCCTTCCTGTTTGGGAGGCACATAAGCCGCTAACAAAGCATTCCAAGCCGGTAGAATAGCTGCATAAGACAAACCAAGAATTACGACAATAACTAAACAATACCAAAACGGAAGCCGCCATGCCAACATATAGAGCCCGGCAGCAAAAATGGCAA
This region of Paenibacillus sp. JDR-2 genomic DNA includes:
- a CDS encoding TVP38/TMEM64 family protein, encoding MNNLYVQMKSLDLEHLQRTLESYSQFGILPGILLPLLESFLPFLPLIVIVAANANIFGLWLGFLLSWIGVSIGAICVFLISRKLGKNVKSRIERRFPKTERFFRWVDQKGFTPLFLLACFPFSPSSIINIVSGFSKISLRTFVLATVLGKGVMILSISLISFNIGSFREEPWRIFVTCAVIIVMWFGGKKIESRYHVN
- a CDS encoding FUSC family protein, whose product is MTIGARVLKTGMAVALAIYLSGMFGFASPLITTVAAILTIQPSIYRSWQQVLDQFQTNLLGAAMALAAMKLFGQTPIAVGLVCILVILVSIRLKMETTIGVTLVTVVAIMEAHGQVTTVALERFLMVLAGMGAAFTVNVLVFPPRPRKQFTEQVHHAFSEMSLLLRTAISNEMKEQVYRKEKEKLHKRLRKLEDSYNLFEEERKILARTKISHARQLLVSKQMIKALQKGSDLLEVVEEHYFSVPKAGDWAARFDRQIEDLTKYHESIVLKIENKMKPNMSLEPGEEREARLVAELTDYVREDPDEHKRLIFVASALFEYAYHLRRLEKLVDHIQRPHGEAEERRSAEKADAAAVRE